From the genome of Bosea sp. Tri-49, one region includes:
- a CDS encoding flavin reductase family protein → MTQTLTQDRPAAAEIVTFDFAALTPRERYKLLIGAVVPRPIALVTTIDANGIVNAAPFSFFNCLSADPAILALGIEYRQTGGQKDTGRNVRESLAFTVNIVSDALLDGMNACAVPFEPGTDELAEAGLTAMPGVKVPCPWIGEAPAAFECRHHTTLGIGNSREIILGEVVYAHFRADTVDKVKHYVDPVALDAIGRMGGHGYATTRDYFDLPTMSVADWRGDRSRARRTRPARR, encoded by the coding sequence GTGACCCAGACGCTGACGCAGGACCGGCCGGCCGCCGCCGAGATCGTCACCTTCGACTTCGCTGCGTTGACCCCGCGCGAGCGCTACAAGCTCCTGATCGGCGCGGTGGTGCCGCGCCCGATCGCGCTGGTGACGACGATCGATGCCAACGGCATCGTCAACGCAGCGCCGTTCTCCTTCTTCAACTGCCTTTCGGCCGATCCGGCGATCCTGGCGCTCGGCATCGAGTACCGCCAGACCGGCGGGCAAAAGGACACTGGCCGCAATGTCCGCGAGAGCCTCGCCTTCACCGTCAACATCGTCTCCGACGCGCTGCTCGATGGCATGAACGCGTGCGCCGTGCCATTCGAGCCCGGCACGGACGAGCTCGCCGAGGCCGGCCTTACCGCCATGCCCGGCGTCAAGGTGCCCTGCCCCTGGATCGGCGAGGCGCCGGCCGCCTTCGAGTGTCGCCACCACACCACGCTCGGCATCGGCAATTCGCGCGAGATCATCCTGGGCGAAGTCGTCTACGCCCATTTCCGCGCCGACACGGTCGATAAGGTGAAGCACTATGTCGACCCGGTCGCGCTCGACGCGATCGGCCGCATGGGGGGGCATGGCTACGCCACAACGCGCGACTATTTCGACCTGCCGACCATGTCGGTCGCCGATTGGCGCGGCGATCGCTCCAGGGCGCGACGTACCCGGCCCGCCCGGCGCTGA
- a CDS encoding FCD domain-containing protein, giving the protein MTPPTRLQQEIAERILRMVREDGLEAGAWLNENSAARRLNVSRTPVRAAIDHLARQGLVRRHPNKGVELLSAPEASADPGASTDATEFTMVKVAQDRHGGRLPDEISELELMRRYELGRPEVQRLMARLADLDMVERKRGYGWRFLHEARDQSAHDERYRFRLLIEPMVFLEPGFSLDQDWIDEMRARHELTLSLPWKESSAIGFYEMNADFHEGLAAASGNRFIHSAIRRQNQMRRLSNYDWTYGYERVVVNSREHLQMLATIEAGDYQLASALMRSHLQRAMQLRRPDGLD; this is encoded by the coding sequence ATGACGCCGCCGACACGATTGCAGCAGGAGATCGCCGAGCGGATTCTTCGCATGGTCCGCGAGGATGGGCTCGAAGCGGGCGCCTGGCTCAACGAGAACAGCGCGGCGCGGCGCCTCAACGTCTCGCGCACGCCAGTGCGGGCCGCGATAGATCATCTCGCCCGGCAGGGGCTGGTGCGCCGGCATCCGAACAAGGGCGTCGAGCTGCTCAGCGCGCCCGAAGCGTCTGCCGACCCCGGCGCGAGCACCGATGCGACCGAGTTTACCATGGTCAAGGTGGCGCAGGACCGCCATGGCGGGCGCCTGCCCGACGAGATCTCCGAGCTCGAACTGATGCGGCGCTATGAGCTCGGCCGGCCAGAGGTGCAGCGCCTGATGGCGCGGCTCGCCGATCTCGACATGGTCGAGCGCAAGCGCGGCTATGGCTGGCGTTTCCTGCATGAGGCGCGCGATCAGTCGGCCCATGACGAGCGCTACCGCTTCCGCCTGCTCATCGAGCCGATGGTCTTCCTCGAGCCCGGCTTTTCGCTCGACCAAGACTGGATCGACGAGATGCGGGCCCGGCACGAGCTGACCTTGTCGCTGCCCTGGAAGGAAAGCTCGGCGATCGGCTTCTACGAGATGAACGCCGATTTCCACGAGGGACTGGCGGCGGCCTCGGGCAACCGCTTCATCCACTCCGCCATACGCCGGCAGAACCAGATGCGCCGGCTCTCCAACTATGACTGGACCTATGGCTATGAGCGCGTCGTGGTGAACAGTCGCGAGCACTTGCAGATGCTCGCGACGATTGAGGCCGGCGACTATCAGCTCGCCAGCGCCCTGATGCGCAGCCATCTCCAGCGCGCGATGCAGCTGCGCCGGCCGGATGGGCTTGACTGA
- a CDS encoding rhodanese-like domain-containing protein, giving the protein MATAVTEIPAAPSHIARAHFEAMLSFETDCWDTHEALKANDRDFVLVDVRSPALYAEGHIDGAINIPHGKMTASRMAEQPEGKTFVVYCAGPHCNGANRAAVRLSRLGLPVKLLIGGVTGWIDEGFSLTASS; this is encoded by the coding sequence ATGGCCACTGCAGTCACCGAAATCCCCGCCGCTCCCTCGCACATCGCCCGCGCCCATTTCGAGGCGATGCTGTCCTTCGAGACCGATTGCTGGGATACTCATGAGGCGCTGAAGGCGAATGACCGCGACTTCGTCCTCGTCGACGTGCGCTCGCCCGCGCTCTACGCAGAGGGCCATATCGACGGCGCGATCAACATCCCGCATGGCAAGATGACCGCGTCCAGAATGGCCGAGCAGCCGGAGGGCAAGACCTTCGTGGTCTATTGCGCCGGCCCGCATTGCAACGGCGCCAACCGCGCCGCGGTCCGGCTCTCGCGCCTCGGCCTGCCGGTCAAGCTGCTGATCGGCGGCGTCACCGGCTGGATCGACGAGGGCTTCTCGCTGACCGCTTCCAGTTGA
- a CDS encoding ABC transporter substrate-binding protein, with protein MHSRRRLSLALAGLGLATAAALPAAAATLRVHLNADIRSINPGVNRDDNTDSVVLHIVEGLVAYGEDSEVKPLLAEKVAVSPDGLSYTFTLRKGVKFHNGAELTSADVVWSWNRYIDPKIDWRCLSEFDGRGRAKVEEVTAPDPATVVFKLDKPSSLFLANIARTDCAMTAILHKDSLKADGSFDKPIGTGPYKLTEWKRGEFVRLTRNEAYASLPGAPDGYTGGKRPLVDEVRFMVIPDGATAKAALLRGDIDIVPDVANAEVKELKKDKRVELSISQNMGLVGILLQTRDPLLANVKLRQAIAAAIDTEELVAQVTDGLGKRNNSIVPALSSYYDAVQAKGYKHDLAAAKKLLAEAGYKGEPLVMLANKRYPQSFDAAVVSQQMLQAAGINVQIEVLEWATQLDRYSKGNYQLQAFPYSARLDPALSFESVTGPKATQPRKVWDNPEAQALLDKSMVVSDKAERQKLFDELHQRFITEVPMVMLYNGIDAGAYGKRIKGYKSSILSKPRLWEVTVAD; from the coding sequence ATGCACAGCCGACGCCGCCTTTCCCTCGCCCTCGCCGGATTGGGTCTTGCGACCGCCGCCGCCTTGCCGGCCGCGGCCGCAACGCTGCGGGTGCACCTCAATGCCGACATCCGCAGCATCAATCCCGGCGTCAACCGCGACGACAACACCGACTCGGTCGTCCTGCACATCGTCGAGGGCCTCGTCGCCTATGGCGAGGACTCCGAGGTCAAGCCGCTTCTGGCTGAGAAGGTCGCGGTCTCGCCGGATGGGCTGAGCTACACATTCACCCTGCGCAAGGGTGTGAAGTTCCACAACGGCGCCGAGCTCACCTCCGCCGACGTGGTCTGGAGCTGGAACCGCTATATCGACCCGAAGATCGACTGGCGCTGCCTGTCGGAGTTCGACGGCCGCGGCCGCGCCAAGGTCGAGGAGGTCACTGCGCCCGATCCGGCGACTGTCGTCTTCAAGCTCGACAAGCCGAGCTCGCTCTTCCTCGCCAACATCGCCCGCACCGACTGCGCGATGACCGCGATCCTGCATAAGGATTCGCTCAAGGCCGACGGCTCCTTCGACAAGCCGATCGGCACCGGCCCTTACAAGCTCACCGAATGGAAGCGCGGCGAGTTCGTCCGCCTGACGCGCAACGAGGCCTATGCCAGCCTGCCCGGCGCGCCGGACGGCTATACCGGCGGCAAGCGCCCACTCGTCGACGAAGTTCGCTTCATGGTCATCCCGGACGGCGCGACCGCCAAGGCGGCGCTGCTGCGCGGCGATATCGACATCGTCCCCGACGTCGCCAATGCCGAGGTCAAGGAACTCAAAAAGGACAAGCGCGTCGAGCTTTCAATCTCGCAGAATATGGGCCTGGTCGGCATTCTCCTGCAGACCCGCGATCCGCTCCTCGCCAACGTCAAGCTGCGCCAGGCGATCGCAGCGGCGATCGACACCGAGGAGCTGGTTGCGCAGGTCACCGACGGGCTCGGCAAGCGCAACAACTCGATCGTGCCGGCGCTGTCGTCCTATTACGATGCGGTCCAGGCCAAGGGTTACAAGCACGACCTCGCCGCCGCGAAGAAGCTGCTCGCGGAAGCCGGCTACAAGGGCGAACCCTTGGTGATGCTCGCCAACAAGCGCTACCCGCAGAGCTTCGACGCCGCCGTGGTCTCGCAGCAGATGCTGCAGGCCGCCGGCATCAACGTCCAGATCGAGGTGCTCGAATGGGCGACGCAGCTCGACCGCTATTCCAAGGGCAATTACCAGCTCCAGGCCTTCCCCTATTCGGCAAGGCTCGATCCCGCGCTGTCGTTCGAATCCGTGACCGGCCCGAAGGCGACCCAGCCGCGCAAGGTCTGGGATAATCCCGAGGCGCAGGCGCTGCTCGACAAGTCGATGGTCGTCTCGGACAAGGCCGAGCGCCAGAAGCTGTTCGACGAACTGCACCAGCGCTTCATCACCGAGGTGCCGATGGTGATGCTCTATAACGGCATCGACGCTGGCGCCTATGGCAAGCGGATCAAGGGCTACAAATCCTCGATCCTGTCGAAGCCGCGGCTCTGGGAGGTCACAGTCGCGGATTAA
- the ftrA gene encoding transcriptional regulator FtrA: MDRLATPHEVVAIAYDGLCTFEFGIVVEAFALPRPEFDFPWYRFRVAAAERPIRAMGGFSLQVDAGLEILSEAQTIVIPGWRNRDEPPSSALVEALQAAHRRGARLLSICSGAFVLAAAGLLDGRRATTHWRHAPHLASACPGATLVDDVLYVEDEGVVTSAGSSAGIDACLHLIRADHGARIANIVARRLVMPPHRDGGQAQYVEAPIQARPGRSIAAVLDWARERVAEPLEIGAMARHAGLSERTFLRRFRDGTGVTPLKWLRRERIGRAMKLLEESDMVLADIGAACGFASPESFRKAFFEIARTSPAAYRNRFRR, encoded by the coding sequence ATGGACCGTCTCGCTACGCCGCACGAGGTTGTCGCTATCGCCTATGACGGTTTGTGCACCTTCGAGTTCGGCATCGTCGTCGAGGCCTTCGCCTTGCCGCGGCCGGAGTTCGACTTTCCCTGGTACCGCTTCCGCGTCGCCGCTGCCGAGCGGCCGATCCGCGCCATGGGCGGCTTCTCGCTGCAGGTCGATGCCGGCCTGGAGATCCTTAGCGAAGCCCAGACCATCGTCATCCCCGGCTGGCGCAATCGCGACGAGCCGCCGTCGTCTGCGCTGGTCGAGGCGCTGCAAGCGGCGCACCGGCGTGGGGCACGTCTGCTCTCGATCTGCTCCGGTGCCTTCGTGCTGGCGGCGGCCGGCCTGCTCGACGGGCGGCGGGCAACGACCCATTGGCGGCACGCGCCGCATCTCGCCTCCGCCTGCCCGGGCGCGACGCTGGTCGATGATGTGCTCTATGTCGAGGATGAAGGCGTCGTCACCTCAGCCGGCAGCAGTGCCGGCATCGACGCCTGCCTGCACCTGATTCGGGCCGATCATGGCGCGAGGATCGCCAATATCGTCGCACGCCGGCTGGTGATGCCGCCGCATCGCGATGGCGGTCAGGCGCAATATGTCGAGGCGCCGATCCAGGCGAGGCCCGGCCGCTCGATCGCCGCGGTGCTCGACTGGGCGCGCGAGCGCGTGGCAGAGCCCTTGGAGATCGGCGCGATGGCGCGTCATGCCGGCCTCAGCGAGCGCACCTTCCTGCGCCGTTTCCGTGATGGCACCGGCGTGACGCCGCTGAAATGGCTCAGGCGCGAGCGCATCGGCCGAGCGATGAAGCTGCTCGAGGAGAGCGATATGGTGCTCGCCGATATCGGCGCCGCCTGCGGCTTCGCCTCGCCGGAGAGCTTCCGCAAGGCCTTCTTCGAGATCGCCCGGACGTCGCCGGCAGCCTACCGCAACCGCTTCAGGCGGTAG
- a CDS encoding aminopeptidase produces the protein MNKHVSGIDANKLDRLAEVAIKVGLNLQPGQDLFLTAPVAALPLVRRIAEQAYKAGAGLVTPILSDEALTLARYRFGQDASFDRAPSWLYEGVGKAFSANTARLAIVGDNPMLLAEQDPAKVARANKANSIAYQPALEKIANFDINWNIVSYPGAAWASQVFPGDAEEVAVARLAEAIFAASRVDRDDPIAAWAQHNAALAQRTKWLNGQRFSALRFTGPGTNLTIGLADGHDWEGGASTAKNGITCNANIPTEEVFTTPHARRVEGHVSSTKPLSYQGTLIDNIQVRFEAGAIVEAKASRGEEVLNKVLDTDEGARRLGEVALVPHSSPISQSGILFYNTLFDENASCHIALGQCYSKCFIDGTKLTPEQIAAQGGNRSLIHIDWMIGSGEVDIDGIKPDGSRVAVFRKGEWA, from the coding sequence ATGAACAAGCACGTCTCCGGCATCGACGCCAACAAGCTCGATCGGTTGGCCGAGGTCGCGATCAAGGTCGGCCTCAACCTGCAGCCGGGCCAGGACCTGTTCCTGACCGCCCCGGTCGCGGCGCTGCCGCTGGTCCGGCGCATCGCCGAGCAGGCCTACAAGGCCGGCGCTGGCCTCGTCACGCCCATCCTCTCTGACGAGGCGCTGACGCTGGCGCGCTATCGCTTCGGCCAGGATGCCAGCTTCGACCGCGCTCCGTCCTGGCTCTATGAGGGCGTCGGCAAGGCTTTTTCGGCCAACACCGCCCGCCTCGCCATCGTCGGCGACAATCCGATGCTGCTCGCCGAGCAGGACCCGGCCAAGGTGGCGCGCGCCAACAAGGCGAACTCGATTGCCTACCAGCCGGCGCTGGAGAAGATCGCCAATTTCGACATCAACTGGAACATCGTTTCCTATCCCGGCGCGGCCTGGGCGAGCCAAGTCTTCCCGGGCGATGCCGAGGAGGTAGCGGTCGCCCGGCTCGCCGAGGCGATCTTCGCCGCATCGCGCGTCGATCGCGACGATCCGATCGCGGCCTGGGCGCAGCACAACGCCGCTTTGGCGCAGCGGACCAAATGGCTGAACGGCCAGCGCTTTTCTGCGCTGCGTTTCACCGGGCCAGGCACGAACCTCACCATCGGCCTCGCCGACGGGCATGATTGGGAAGGCGGCGCCTCGACTGCCAAGAACGGCATCACCTGCAACGCCAACATCCCGACCGAGGAGGTCTTCACCACCCCGCATGCCCGCCGTGTCGAGGGCCATGTCTCCTCGACCAAGCCGCTCTCCTATCAGGGCACGCTGATCGACAACATCCAGGTTCGCTTCGAGGCTGGGGCGATCGTCGAGGCCAAGGCGAGCCGCGGCGAAGAGGTGCTGAACAAGGTGCTCGACACCGACGAGGGAGCGCGCCGGCTCGGCGAAGTCGCGCTGGTGCCGCACTCCTCGCCGATCTCGCAGAGCGGCATCCTGTTCTACAACACGCTCTTCGACGAGAACGCCTCCTGCCACATCGCGCTCGGCCAGTGCTATTCGAAGTGCTTCATCGACGGCACCAAGCTGACACCCGAGCAGATCGCGGCGCAGGGCGGCAACCGCAGCCTGATCCATATCGACTGGATGATCGGCTCCGGCGAGGTCGACATCGACGGCATCAAGCCCGACGGCAGCCGCGTTGCGGTTTTCCGCAAGGGCGAGTGGGCCTGA
- a CDS encoding GntR family transcriptional regulator, with protein MTNGKETETRGPVPRAQAVYKALRRAIIEQALKPGMKLPEDSIGEQLGVSRTLVREAFGRLAVEGLVELKPNRGANVAYPTLEEARDVFDVRRGLERLVAENLAGRLTAAQATELEAHVRLEEKAHGQDGPESIRLSGEFHIKLAEMTGNALLLRYVQEASSRCSLILAIYGRPHSSECAVSEHRQLIEALRAGDAARAAALMDHHLQSVVTRALLAPRAERDIRDVLAPYALSEGLTPS; from the coding sequence ATGACCAATGGCAAGGAGACCGAGACACGCGGGCCGGTGCCGCGCGCGCAAGCGGTCTACAAGGCGTTGCGGCGCGCCATCATCGAGCAGGCGCTGAAGCCGGGCATGAAGCTCCCCGAGGATTCGATCGGCGAGCAGCTCGGCGTCAGCCGGACCCTTGTGCGCGAGGCCTTCGGGCGGCTCGCCGTCGAAGGGCTGGTCGAGCTCAAGCCCAATCGTGGCGCCAATGTCGCCTATCCGACGCTCGAGGAGGCGCGCGACGTCTTCGATGTCCGCCGCGGGCTGGAACGGCTCGTCGCCGAGAACCTGGCGGGGCGGCTGACCGCGGCGCAGGCCACCGAGCTCGAGGCTCATGTCCGGCTCGAGGAAAAGGCGCACGGGCAGGATGGGCCTGAATCGATCCGTCTTTCCGGCGAATTCCATATCAAGCTCGCCGAGATGACCGGCAACGCCCTGCTCCTGCGCTATGTCCAGGAAGCATCGTCACGCTGCTCGCTGATCCTCGCCATCTACGGCCGGCCGCACTCCTCCGAATGCGCCGTCTCCGAGCATCGCCAATTGATCGAGGCGCTGCGCGCTGGTGACGCTGCCCGCGCCGCCGCGCTGATGGACCACCACCTGCAGTCCGTCGTCACACGCGCTCTGCTCGCGCCCCGCGCTGAGCGCGATATCCGCGACGTGCTCGCGCCCTATGCCTTGAGTGAAGGATTGACCCCATCGTGA
- a CDS encoding aminotransferase class III-fold pyridoxal phosphate-dependent enzyme → MTAHAFTAESRRDNAPDAFWMPFTPMRAFRQAPLLFERAEGMHYITPDGRRVLDGMAGLWCVNAGHGQTRITEAIREAAGRLDFVSSFKMSHPGAQNYAARLCDFAPEGIDHVFFVNSGSEAVDTALKIARAYHQARGQAGRTKLIGRAKGYHGMGWGGLSVSGIGRHKAAFGPLLPDVAHLPLPYDRASMAFSRGRPDGGLAAAEALESLLQIHDPATVAAVIVEPVTGSGGVYPPPLGYLERLRAICDRHGILLIFDEVITGFGRLGSPFAAQAYGVSPDLMSCAKGMTNGAVPMGGVLVAGHVYEAFMAGPPEAIELLHGYTYSAHPLACAAGLATLDVFAEQDILGQVAKVLPLWEERAHRLKGSAHVVDIRTAGLLCAIDLAPRPGADGARGGEANTLCLDAGVLIRNAGDTLVLSPPLLIAPAEIEEIFAAIEQALGQID, encoded by the coding sequence ATGACTGCGCATGCATTTACCGCCGAAAGCCGCCGTGACAACGCTCCCGACGCGTTCTGGATGCCGTTCACGCCGATGCGCGCCTTCCGCCAGGCGCCACTCTTGTTCGAGCGGGCCGAGGGCATGCACTACATCACGCCGGACGGGCGGCGCGTGCTCGACGGTATGGCCGGGCTCTGGTGCGTCAATGCCGGGCATGGTCAGACCAGGATCACCGAAGCGATCCGCGAGGCCGCCGGCCGGCTCGACTTCGTCTCCTCCTTCAAGATGAGCCACCCGGGCGCGCAGAATTATGCGGCGCGGCTTTGCGACTTCGCGCCTGAGGGCATCGACCATGTCTTCTTCGTCAATTCCGGCTCGGAAGCGGTCGACACTGCGCTGAAGATCGCGCGCGCCTATCATCAGGCTCGCGGCCAAGCCGGGCGCACGAAGTTGATCGGCCGGGCCAAGGGCTATCACGGCATGGGCTGGGGCGGGCTCTCGGTGTCCGGCATCGGCCGGCACAAGGCCGCCTTCGGGCCGCTCTTGCCCGATGTTGCGCATCTGCCGCTGCCTTACGATCGCGCCAGCATGGCGTTCTCGCGCGGGCGGCCGGACGGCGGTCTCGCTGCGGCCGAGGCACTGGAGAGCTTGCTGCAGATCCACGATCCCGCGACGGTTGCAGCCGTGATCGTCGAGCCGGTTACGGGCTCGGGCGGGGTCTATCCGCCGCCGCTCGGTTATCTCGAACGCTTGCGCGCGATCTGCGACCGGCACGGCATCCTCCTGATCTTCGACGAGGTCATCACCGGCTTTGGCCGGCTGGGCAGCCCTTTCGCGGCACAGGCCTATGGCGTCAGCCCCGACCTGATGAGCTGCGCCAAGGGCATGACCAATGGCGCGGTGCCGATGGGCGGCGTGCTCGTTGCCGGCCACGTCTACGAGGCTTTCATGGCCGGCCCGCCCGAGGCGATCGAACTGCTGCACGGCTACACCTATTCGGCCCACCCGCTCGCCTGCGCCGCCGGTCTCGCGACGCTCGACGTCTTCGCCGAGCAGGACATCTTGGGGCAAGTCGCCAAGGTGCTGCCGCTCTGGGAGGAGCGGGCGCACCGGCTGAAGGGCTCGGCCCATGTCGTCGACATCCGCACCGCCGGCCTGCTCTGTGCGATCGACCTCGCGCCGCGCCCGGGCGCCGATGGCGCAAGGGGCGGGGAGGCCAACACGCTCTGCCTCGACGCCGGCGTGCTGATCCGCAATGCCGGCGACACGCTGGTGCTGTCGCCGCCGCTGCTGATCGCGCCTGCCGAGATCGAGGAGATCTTCGCCGCGATCGAGCAGGCGCTGGGGCAGATCGACTAG
- a CDS encoding GntR family transcriptional regulator, translated as MATRPKTQRAKGELANEIARAIHGRAYRPGEWLRQIDLEDAFQATRFDVRAALDELAVRKTIEHVPNRGYRVAEIDIATYRAIRDTRIILESAASRLVIDRMDDDVIARLDALAHEFSEAVRSGTRPQQSEINRAFHSLIYAHCGNPVLAETIWSLRDRSRGSAVTVWASHQALLASDADHHAMVAAIRAGDRERLAELTAHHIIKDLIEVNGAA; from the coding sequence ATGGCCACCCGCCCCAAGACCCAGCGCGCCAAGGGCGAACTCGCCAACGAGATTGCCCGGGCGATCCATGGCCGCGCCTATCGGCCGGGCGAGTGGCTGCGGCAGATCGATCTCGAAGATGCATTCCAGGCGACGCGCTTCGACGTCCGCGCCGCGCTTGACGAACTCGCGGTGCGCAAGACGATCGAGCATGTGCCCAATCGCGGCTATCGGGTGGCCGAGATCGATATCGCCACCTATCGCGCGATCCGCGACACCCGCATCATCCTGGAGAGTGCTGCGTCCCGCCTCGTGATCGACAGGATGGACGATGACGTGATCGCCAGGCTCGATGCGCTTGCCCATGAATTCAGCGAGGCGGTGCGGAGCGGGACGCGTCCGCAGCAGAGCGAGATCAACCGCGCCTTCCATAGCCTGATCTACGCCCATTGCGGCAATCCGGTGCTGGCCGAGACGATCTGGAGCCTGCGCGATCGCTCGCGCGGATCGGCGGTCACGGTCTGGGCCTCGCATCAGGCCCTGCTCGCCAGCGACGCCGACCACCATGCCATGGTCGCGGCGATCCGCGCCGGGGACCGCGAGCGCCTCGCGGAACTCACCGCCCATCACATCATCAAGGATTTGATAGAGGTTAACGGCGCCGCTTAA
- a CDS encoding C45 family autoproteolytic acyltransferase/hydolase, translating to MVEPFPFVDVSGTPYERGRQHGQAVPKRVKRSIELYGSQLGELGYDTAAKSRLIGEFAREIEAFGKHYIEEMRGIADGAGVALEDVIMINARTEVIAKAKLEKSKPVGAEEELDDGCTGAIILPERSASGELIHGQNWDWKAECAETAIVLRVRRDDGPDFLTFVEAGGLARCGMNAAGISITANYLESERDFTQVGVPLALIRRKVLEQEHFAFAIKAVATTPKACSNNMMLSTVAGFGIDFECAPDAAFPLYPEDGLIVHANHWVGQVALTKITDTGTPRVPESFYRDWRVRKLLNDAGRKLTVDDLKEAFFDDFLTPHSVCRPPRPNDTGNLSATVSMVIMQPAKGTMEVAPLPALNRIFTRYSLTDEPMTLAQAAE from the coding sequence ATGGTCGAGCCCTTTCCCTTCGTCGATGTCTCGGGCACGCCCTATGAGCGCGGTCGCCAGCATGGTCAGGCGGTCCCCAAGCGCGTCAAGCGCTCGATCGAGCTTTATGGCAGCCAGCTCGGCGAGCTCGGCTATGACACCGCCGCAAAGTCGCGACTGATCGGCGAATTCGCCCGCGAGATCGAGGCCTTCGGTAAGCATTACATCGAGGAGATGCGCGGCATCGCGGATGGTGCCGGGGTCGCGCTCGAAGACGTCATCATGATCAATGCCCGCACCGAGGTGATCGCCAAGGCCAAGCTGGAAAAGAGCAAGCCGGTCGGGGCGGAGGAAGAGCTCGACGACGGCTGCACCGGCGCGATCATCCTGCCCGAGCGCAGCGCCTCGGGCGAATTGATCCACGGCCAGAACTGGGACTGGAAGGCCGAATGCGCGGAGACGGCGATCGTGCTGCGCGTACGCCGCGACGACGGCCCGGATTTCCTGACCTTCGTCGAGGCCGGCGGCCTTGCCCGCTGCGGCATGAATGCGGCCGGCATCTCGATCACCGCCAATTATCTCGAAAGCGAGCGCGACTTCACGCAAGTTGGTGTGCCGCTCGCCTTGATCCGCCGCAAGGTGCTGGAGCAGGAGCATTTCGCCTTCGCGATCAAGGCGGTCGCGACGACTCCAAAGGCCTGCTCGAACAACATGATGCTCTCGACCGTCGCCGGCTTCGGCATCGACTTCGAGTGCGCGCCCGACGCCGCCTTCCCGCTCTATCCCGAGGACGGGCTGATCGTTCACGCCAACCATTGGGTCGGACAGGTCGCGCTGACCAAGATCACCGACACCGGCACCCCGCGCGTGCCCGAGAGCTTCTACCGCGACTGGCGCGTCCGGAAGCTGCTGAACGACGCCGGCCGCAAGCTCACGGTCGATGATCTGAAAGAAGCCTTCTTCGACGATTTCCTGACCCCGCATTCGGTCTGCCGGCCGCCGCGGCCGAACGATACCGGCAATCTCTCGGCCACCGTCTCGATGGTGATCATGCAGCCGGCCAAGGGCACGATGGAAGTCGCGCCGCTGCCAGCCCTCAACCGCATTTTCACCCGCTACAGCCTCACCGACGAACCAATGACGCTGGCGCAAGCCGCCGAATAA